A genome region from Sphingomonas sp. BGYR3 includes the following:
- a CDS encoding lasso peptide biosynthesis B2 protein, whose translation MVPAAACPVMAHYWRLSEHGTVALSAGRAVFLNVAADRYAMLPPPLNAPFIAWLNDPARPLDADCRDSLCRLLGLDHDAAILPEPVPVTIPLQLETGCLPSVASGLGTALAAARTVRRAERMLKTRPFADNLARRRALLAMGRDADPVAILARAGRFWSVRHLAPVRRVCLLDSLALLDWLAPRLGGVELVFGVTALPFGAHCWVQTRDALLGDAPDTIGRYAPILHLSA comes from the coding sequence ATGGTACCGGCCGCTGCTTGCCCCGTCATGGCCCATTATTGGCGCCTTTCCGAGCATGGCACCGTTGCCTTGTCTGCCGGGCGAGCGGTGTTCCTCAATGTGGCGGCCGATCGCTATGCGATGCTGCCGCCTCCTCTGAACGCCCCCTTCATTGCCTGGCTCAACGACCCCGCTCGGCCGCTTGATGCCGACTGCCGGGACAGTCTTTGCCGGTTGCTGGGACTTGATCACGATGCAGCGATCCTGCCCGAGCCGGTACCAGTCACAATCCCCTTGCAGCTCGAGACCGGTTGCTTGCCGAGCGTCGCGTCGGGGCTAGGCACGGCCCTGGCGGCAGCGCGGACGGTGCGGCGGGCCGAGCGCATGCTCAAGACCCGGCCTTTTGCCGATAATCTCGCCCGCCGCCGCGCCTTGCTGGCGATGGGCCGGGATGCCGATCCAGTTGCCATTCTTGCGCGGGCGGGCCGCTTCTGGTCGGTTCGCCATCTTGCCCCGGTCCGCCGGGTTTGTCTGCTGGATTCGCTTGCCTTGCTGGACTGGCTCGCGCCCCGGCTTGGCGGGGTCGAGCTCGTCTTTGGCGTGACCGCTTTGCCCTTTGGTGCGCATTGCTGGGTCCAGACCCGCGATGCGCTGCTCGGCGATGCGCCCGATACGATCGGCCGCTATGCGCCGATCCTGCATCTTTCGGCATGA
- a CDS encoding benenodin family lasso peptide — MTHAMIDLGAASIETLGGTGNLPDLIRFVEASGLSDD, encoded by the coding sequence ATGACCCATGCAATGATCGACCTCGGTGCGGCGAGCATCGAAACCCTTGGCGGCACTGGCAACCTGCCGGACCTGATCCGCTTCGTCGAAGCCTCGGGCCTTTCGGACGACTGA
- a CDS encoding GntR family transcriptional regulator: MNAAGPTAERVYDAIKAHLLEGRVKPGARLDPAQLADRLHSSVTPVRAALNILVGEGLVQTGTGEGFHLPLIDEPALKDLYAWNADILTIALRAGTGAFPEAKSVEIAQHPWMRPAALFAAIARRSPNLEHARAMAGLNDRLQAVRVAEQAVLPEPAAELDRLDGLLLAENTAPLRSELLRYHRRRIGSAAAILRQLYRMPDANLG; this comes from the coding sequence ATGAACGCCGCCGGTCCGACCGCCGAGCGCGTCTATGATGCGATCAAGGCCCATCTGCTCGAAGGACGGGTCAAGCCGGGCGCAAGGCTCGATCCGGCGCAACTCGCCGATCGGTTGCACAGCAGCGTGACCCCGGTTCGGGCGGCCCTCAATATCCTGGTCGGTGAGGGGCTTGTCCAAACCGGCACAGGCGAGGGGTTTCATTTGCCGCTGATTGACGAGCCCGCGCTCAAGGATCTTTATGCCTGGAACGCGGATATCCTGACGATCGCCTTGCGCGCAGGCACCGGTGCATTTCCCGAGGCGAAGAGCGTTGAGATCGCCCAGCACCCATGGATGCGGCCTGCTGCATTGTTTGCAGCGATTGCGCGGCGCTCGCCCAATCTCGAGCATGCCCGCGCCATGGCCGGGCTCAATGACCGGCTCCAGGCCGTTCGCGTTGCAGAACAGGCCGTACTGCCGGAACCTGCGGCTGAGCTCGACCGGCTGGACGGTCTCCTTCTTGCTGAAAATACCGCCCCGCTTCGCTCGGAGCTGCTGCGCTATCACCGGCGGCGGATCGGCAGTGCCGCCGCGATTTTGCGCCAGCTCTACCGGATGCCGGACGCCAATCTCGGATAA
- a CDS encoding phytanoyl-CoA dioxygenase family protein: MDATALASALGETGYAILRGALAPSLIAGIDRELEPDFRDTPFCEGSFYGDTTKRFGRLLTRSQGVAALVSHPLILAAVEQLLLPWCDCIQLNVAQAIAIHPGAPAQMPHRDQEMWRVPAGEAEYLVNVIWPLTPFTKENGATCVWPRSHGRHALAPEPSEASVAAEMEPGDALLFLGSTLHGAGANRSQSVRRGIVIGYSLGWLKPHENPWLAYPPAVARHFPRELAALVGYRQHRPNLGNFEGQCPSILLDGKGDQRLGAIDALLPEQTAMVDAYRAGQAG, translated from the coding sequence ATGGACGCCACAGCGCTGGCAAGCGCGCTTGGCGAGACTGGCTATGCCATCCTGCGCGGTGCGCTTGCGCCCAGCCTGATCGCCGGGATCGATCGGGAGCTCGAACCCGATTTTCGGGACACGCCCTTTTGCGAGGGCAGTTTCTACGGCGATACGACCAAAAGGTTCGGAAGGCTGCTCACCCGCTCGCAAGGGGTTGCCGCGCTGGTCAGCCATCCGCTGATCCTCGCGGCGGTCGAGCAGCTGCTGCTCCCCTGGTGCGACTGTATCCAGCTCAATGTCGCGCAGGCAATTGCCATTCATCCAGGTGCGCCCGCCCAGATGCCGCACCGGGACCAGGAGATGTGGCGGGTCCCTGCCGGCGAAGCCGAATATCTCGTCAATGTGATCTGGCCGCTGACGCCGTTCACAAAAGAGAATGGCGCAACCTGTGTCTGGCCGCGCAGCCATGGCCGGCATGCGCTCGCACCCGAGCCCTCCGAGGCGAGCGTTGCTGCCGAGATGGAGCCGGGCGATGCGCTATTGTTCCTCGGCTCGACGCTGCATGGTGCTGGCGCCAATCGCAGCCAGAGTGTGCGCCGGGGCATCGTGATTGGCTATTCGCTGGGCTGGCTCAAGCCCCATGAAAATCCCTGGCTGGCCTATCCACCAGCGGTTGCGCGGCATTTTCCGCGCGAGCTGGCTGCGCTTGTCGGCTATCGCCAGCACCGGCCCAATCTCGGCAATTTCGAAGGGCAATGCCCCTCGATCCTGCTCGATGGAAAAGGCGATCAACGGCTGGGCGCGATCGATGCGCTGCTGCCGGAGCAGACCGCGATGGTCGATGCCTATCGCGCGGGCCAGGCGGGATGA
- a CDS encoding acyl-homoserine-lactone synthase produces MLHVSRFGSEPTPDGVLRSMFAARKSVFVDLLKWDVPVIEDAYEVDQFDDEHATYLVLADADHAHLASARLLPTTRPHILGDFYTELCDTPPPQGPDIFEITRFCLDRRLSTADRRCVRDELITGLVDHALSAGITRYVAIAATGWFQQMLGFGWRCQPLGNPVTIEGVSLIALSIEIDPETPARLVAAGIGSGRPGSAAKRAAA; encoded by the coding sequence ATGCTTCATGTCAGCCGCTTTGGATCCGAGCCCACCCCGGACGGCGTGCTCCGCTCGATGTTCGCCGCGCGCAAATCGGTCTTTGTCGATCTCCTCAAATGGGACGTGCCGGTCATCGAGGATGCGTATGAGGTCGACCAGTTCGACGACGAGCATGCAACCTATCTGGTGCTGGCCGATGCCGATCATGCGCATCTCGCCTCGGCCCGCCTGTTGCCAACGACCCGCCCGCACATCCTTGGGGATTTTTATACCGAGCTGTGCGACACGCCGCCCCCTCAAGGTCCCGATATTTTCGAGATCACGCGCTTCTGCCTCGATCGCCGGCTGAGCACCGCCGACCGGCGATGCGTTCGAGATGAGCTCATCACTGGCCTTGTCGACCACGCCTTGAGCGCTGGCATCACCCGCTATGTTGCCATTGCCGCCACGGGCTGGTTCCAGCAGATGCTCGGCTTTGGCTGGCGCTGCCAGCCGCTCGGCAACCCGGTGACCATCGAGGGGGTCTCGCTGATCGCGCTCAGCATCGAGATCGATCCCGAGACGCCCGCCCGCCTTGTGGCGGCAGGCATTGGTTCCGGCAGGCCGGGCAGCGCTGCAAAGCGGGCCGCAGCATGA
- a CDS encoding LuxR family transcriptional regulator yields MEFERLVEVRTVDDLDLAMQAASAMLGFQYFALSHHIDLSEARGSAIRLHNYPRQWADYYERNALGVSDPVHRASHVTSIGFCWSRMPEMIPLTPKDQRILAMGREQGIGEGFTVPAHVPGELRGSCSFASETGRPIPVDQLPMAQLAGTFAFESARRLWVKRGHRSHPPPPVLTDRQRDCLLWVARGKTDWETGQILGVTEETVARHIKQACARYGVSKRTSLVIRALFDGTLTFTDIARR; encoded by the coding sequence ATGGAGTTCGAGCGCCTGGTCGAGGTGCGAACCGTGGATGATCTTGACCTCGCCATGCAGGCGGCAAGTGCGATGCTGGGCTTTCAATATTTCGCGCTCAGCCATCATATCGACCTGAGCGAAGCCCGGGGCAGTGCCATCCGGCTGCACAATTATCCCCGGCAATGGGCCGATTACTATGAGCGCAACGCGCTTGGCGTTTCGGATCCGGTGCACCGGGCGAGCCATGTCACCAGCATCGGCTTTTGCTGGTCGCGCATGCCCGAGATGATCCCGCTGACCCCAAAGGATCAGCGCATCCTGGCGATGGGGCGCGAACAGGGCATTGGCGAGGGGTTCACCGTCCCGGCGCATGTCCCTGGCGAATTGCGGGGCTCCTGCTCCTTTGCCAGCGAGACGGGCCGGCCGATCCCGGTCGACCAGCTTCCCATGGCGCAGCTTGCCGGCACATTCGCATTCGAGAGCGCGCGGCGCCTCTGGGTGAAGCGAGGGCATCGATCGCATCCGCCGCCGCCAGTGCTGACCGACCGGCAGCGCGATTGTCTCTTGTGGGTCGCGCGCGGCAAGACCGATTGGGAAACCGGCCAGATCCTTGGCGTCACCGAAGAAACGGTCGCGCGCCATATCAAGCAGGCCTGTGCGCGGTACGGGGTAAGCAAACGAACATCCCTGGTGATCCGCGCGCTGTTCGACGGAACGCTGACGTTCACGGATATTGCGCGCCGCTGA
- a CDS encoding DUF2285 domain-containing protein, whose translation MPWFPFNGGYIFAEDPACEAHQARILWHRAIDPGTLSVVATPADPGDPEAIPWDRIAPWLVSVTGGDGREHAVLSDGWRRIRLDVEQGSLTGHPAVLLDFAMRGIATSEARVMPLRRLITLCRHGRFARSLFPPEPRMDRWLTMLRVHDALMDGASQREIAMVLFGEDRVRAARDQGNDSLRSRTRRLARDALAMAAGGYRRLLRRGDRPG comes from the coding sequence GTGCCATGGTTCCCGTTCAATGGGGGGTACATTTTTGCCGAAGATCCGGCATGCGAAGCCCATCAAGCCCGTATCCTCTGGCACCGCGCGATCGATCCCGGCACGCTGAGCGTCGTTGCGACCCCGGCCGATCCGGGCGATCCGGAAGCCATTCCATGGGACCGGATTGCGCCTTGGCTGGTCAGCGTGACCGGCGGCGATGGCCGCGAACATGCGGTTCTATCCGATGGATGGCGGCGCATTCGGCTGGATGTCGAACAAGGCAGCCTCACGGGCCATCCGGCGGTGCTGCTGGACTTTGCCATGCGCGGCATCGCCACTTCTGAGGCGCGGGTCATGCCGCTTCGTCGTCTCATCACGCTATGCCGTCATGGCCGGTTCGCCCGGTCCTTGTTTCCGCCTGAGCCCAGAATGGACCGCTGGCTGACGATGCTGCGCGTCCATGACGCGCTTATGGACGGCGCTAGCCAGCGCGAGATTGCGATGGTTCTGTTTGGAGAGGATCGGGTGCGCGCGGCCCGGGATCAAGGGAATGATTCGCTGCGTTCAAGGACACGGCGGCTCGCCCGCGACGCACTTGCCATGGCGGCCGGGGGGTATCGCAGACTATTGAGGCGCGGGGACCGGCCAGGCTGA
- a CDS encoding zincin-like metallopeptidase domain-containing protein, whose product MPASSARLAHGKRKAPAIRQASPPAEPRTSLYDEVTNRIISELEAGRFPWVQPWGRPDTTGIAPGLPRNALTGRPYSGINILILWGAVIEQDFPSQNWLTFRQAQAAGGSVRKGERGTTVVYADRFTPEAERERARETGDDARAIPFLKRFTLFNVAQCEGLDPGLAPEPVPLPEREIVPVAEAVIAASGVEFRIGGNRAFYAPGADYVQVPPQPAFFEPINYYRTCLHELTHATGHPTRLDRNQKGAFGSRDYAREELVAEMGAAFLCAALGITPTVRHADYLASWLDVLRADLSDDPAVRGTNGPRGRAIVRAASQASKAADWLLTRLPGTGVQADDREQGRAEA is encoded by the coding sequence ATGCCAGCATCCTCTGCCCGTCTTGCCCATGGCAAGCGCAAGGCCCCAGCCATCCGGCAGGCATCGCCGCCAGCCGAACCGCGCACCAGTCTTTATGACGAGGTCACCAACCGGATCATCAGCGAGCTTGAGGCCGGGCGATTTCCATGGGTCCAGCCCTGGGGCCGTCCCGATACCACCGGCATCGCGCCCGGCCTTCCCCGCAATGCACTGACCGGGCGGCCCTATTCAGGCATCAATATCCTGATCCTCTGGGGCGCGGTCATTGAGCAGGACTTTCCCAGCCAGAACTGGCTGACCTTCCGGCAGGCCCAGGCAGCAGGCGGAAGTGTCCGTAAGGGCGAGCGCGGTACCACTGTCGTCTATGCTGACCGTTTCACCCCCGAAGCCGAACGCGAGCGCGCCCGCGAAACCGGCGACGATGCCAGGGCCATTCCGTTCCTGAAGCGCTTTACCCTGTTCAATGTCGCGCAGTGCGAAGGCCTTGACCCCGGCCTTGCCCCTGAGCCCGTGCCGCTCCCCGAACGGGAAATCGTGCCGGTTGCCGAGGCAGTGATCGCAGCGAGCGGTGTCGAATTCCGGATCGGCGGCAACCGTGCCTTTTACGCGCCGGGCGCGGATTATGTGCAGGTCCCGCCCCAGCCTGCCTTTTTCGAGCCGATCAACTATTACCGCACCTGCCTGCATGAACTGACCCATGCGACCGGCCACCCGACCCGGCTTGATCGCAACCAGAAAGGCGCGTTCGGGAGCCGCGACTATGCCCGCGAGGAGCTGGTCGCAGAGATGGGCGCAGCCTTTCTGTGCGCTGCATTGGGCATCACCCCTACCGTTCGCCATGCCGATTATCTGGCCAGCTGGCTCGATGTCCTGCGCGCCGATTTGAGCGATGACCCGGCCGTCCGGGGGACAAACGGGCCGCGCGGGCGCGCGATTGTTCGCGCCGCGTCGCAGGCCAGCAAGGCCGCCGACTGGCTGCTTACCCGGTTGCCCGGCACTGGCGTGCAGGCGGACGACCGCGAGCAGGGGAGGGCCGAGGCATGA
- a CDS encoding DUF2958 domain-containing protein yields MMLLTGELRAALSANAERHRRAVAAGGPHPDPAPVVKFFNPLGAATWLATELDADGDTLFGLADLGFGCPELGSFSLCEIAALRLPFGLRIERDLHFSSALPLSVWADTARRAGSILMAEAMLWRSEPAPDPELPTDPDGDKAG; encoded by the coding sequence ATGATGCTCCTCACCGGCGAACTGCGCGCAGCCCTCAGCGCCAATGCCGAGCGCCATCGCCGCGCCGTGGCGGCGGGCGGCCCCCACCCCGACCCCGCCCCGGTCGTCAAATTCTTCAATCCGCTGGGCGCAGCGACCTGGCTTGCAACCGAACTGGACGCCGATGGCGACACCTTGTTCGGGCTGGCTGATCTCGGCTTTGGCTGCCCCGAACTCGGTAGCTTCAGCCTGTGCGAAATCGCCGCTTTGCGCCTGCCATTCGGGCTTCGCATCGAGCGCGATCTTCATTTCTCGAGCGCTCTGCCGCTGTCGGTCTGGGCCGATACCGCGCGCCGCGCCGGATCGATCCTCATGGCCGAGGCCATGCTCTGGCGCAGCGAGCCTGCCCCGGACCCCGAGCTTCCGACCGATCCCGATGGGGACAAGGCTGGATGA
- a CDS encoding ParB/RepB/Spo0J family partition protein has product MKLDFIPLDKLAVSKANMRYARKAPDVADILPTIRARGVLVPLMVRPQPCSECAGGNAPGLFEIVAGSRRYHAARIVADETGQPEPLPCAILDAGDDAAAIEASLIENLARLDPDEVTQWETFTRLVRQGRRPEEIAATFGLPDLTVRRVLALGNLLPRIRHMYAREAIDAATVRHLTLASKSQQRDWLALADDPEAYLPTGHQLKAWLFGGQSIPVRHALFDVEASGLAIVSDLFGEERWFADADAFWAAQQAAVEARRTAYLDAGWADVVIVPISDQFHSWDYEKTAKRKGGRIYIELRTSGEAVFHEGYLSRKEARRAAGSEGGGAVPAKASRPELSGPMQDYLDLHRHAAARAALLGAPSVALRLLVAHAIAASPYWNVRAEPQSARHEATSESVETSRGETLFDERRRAVLALLGCSPDEPTVIGSMIEAAGGDPVVALFWRLLDLPDTAIMDVIAVIMGESLASGSAAVEAVGLTLGLDMADWWQADPAFLELVRDREVLTALVADVAGEPVATANAREKGKTLKRIVTDHLEGNDGRSKVERWVPRWMAFPPAAYTERGGVGTLNAHAMAEAARVPVAPPKPPAAPVALAAPEPDPACDPANGEPVQLAA; this is encoded by the coding sequence ATGAAACTCGATTTTATCCCGCTCGACAAGCTCGCGGTCAGCAAGGCCAATATGCGCTATGCGCGCAAAGCGCCCGATGTGGCCGATATCCTCCCCACCATCCGCGCGCGCGGCGTGCTCGTACCCTTGATGGTCCGCCCCCAGCCCTGTTCCGAATGCGCTGGGGGGAATGCGCCCGGCCTGTTCGAGATCGTCGCGGGCAGCCGTCGCTATCACGCCGCGCGGATCGTCGCCGACGAAACCGGACAGCCCGAACCGCTCCCTTGCGCAATCCTCGATGCAGGCGACGATGCGGCCGCCATCGAGGCCTCGCTCATCGAAAATCTCGCCCGGCTCGACCCCGATGAGGTGACCCAATGGGAAACCTTCACCCGGCTGGTCCGGCAAGGCCGCAGGCCCGAGGAAATCGCCGCGACCTTCGGCCTGCCCGACCTCACCGTCCGCCGGGTGCTGGCGCTTGGCAATCTCCTGCCCCGCATCCGGCACATGTATGCGCGCGAGGCCATCGACGCTGCCACCGTCCGACACCTCACCCTCGCCAGCAAGAGCCAGCAGCGCGACTGGCTGGCGCTGGCTGATGACCCTGAAGCTTACCTCCCGACCGGCCATCAGCTGAAAGCATGGCTGTTCGGCGGCCAGTCGATCCCGGTGCGGCACGCCCTGTTCGATGTCGAGGCAAGCGGCCTTGCCATCGTCTCGGACCTGTTCGGCGAGGAGCGCTGGTTTGCGGATGCCGATGCCTTCTGGGCAGCGCAGCAGGCAGCGGTCGAGGCGCGGCGCACAGCCTATCTCGACGCCGGATGGGCCGATGTCGTGATTGTGCCCATTTCGGATCAATTCCACAGCTGGGATTATGAAAAGACCGCCAAGCGCAAGGGCGGGCGCATCTATATCGAACTGCGCACCAGCGGCGAGGCCGTGTTCCACGAAGGCTATTTGTCGCGCAAGGAAGCCCGGCGCGCGGCAGGCTCGGAAGGGGGTGGCGCGGTTCCGGCCAAGGCATCGCGGCCAGAGCTGAGCGGGCCGATGCAGGACTATCTCGATCTCCATCGCCATGCCGCCGCGCGCGCGGCGCTGCTTGGCGCGCCATCCGTCGCGCTGCGGCTGTTGGTCGCCCATGCCATCGCCGCATCGCCCTATTGGAATGTGCGCGCTGAGCCGCAATCGGCGCGCCATGAGGCGACAAGCGAGAGCGTCGAGACATCGCGCGGCGAGACGCTGTTCGATGAACGCCGCCGCGCCGTGCTCGCCTTGCTTGGCTGTTCGCCCGACGAGCCGACCGTGATCGGCAGCATGATCGAGGCGGCAGGCGGCGATCCGGTCGTGGCGCTGTTCTGGCGGCTCCTCGACCTGCCCGATACCGCGATCATGGACGTGATCGCGGTCATCATGGGCGAGAGCCTCGCATCGGGCAGCGCGGCGGTGGAGGCGGTGGGCCTTACCCTTGGCCTCGACATGGCCGATTGGTGGCAGGCCGATCCCGCCTTTCTCGAACTGGTCCGCGACCGCGAGGTGCTGACCGCGCTGGTTGCCGATGTCGCAGGCGAGCCGGTCGCCACCGCCAATGCCCGCGAAAAGGGCAAGACGTTGAAGCGGATCGTCACTGACCATCTCGAGGGCAACGACGGGAGGTCAAAGGTTGAGCGCTGGGTGCCGCGCTGGATGGCGTTCCCGCCCGCTGCCTATACCGAGCGCGGCGGGGTCGGCACGCTCAATGCCCATGCCATGGCCGAGGCGGCGCGGGTGCCGGTGGCACCACCCAAGCCGCCCGCCGCACCTGTGGCGCTGGCCGCGCCGGAGCCTGATCCGGCCTGCGATCCGGCTAATGGTGAGCCGGTCCAGCTGGCGGCATGA
- a CDS encoding ATP-binding protein: MIDQPLDTIDEAALMRLIDNQVGERRDLEFKRDLPGGRDDDKKEFLADVTALANSQGGDLIYGIDERDGIAAGLLGLRVDSPDDELLRLENIIRDGVAPRLIGVRMKWGTLASGAGVLVIRIPASLASPHRVIFKNSGKFYSRNSRQKYEMDVHELRHAFTEADQLSTRFRALHHHAIQMARGVDMPVFMGGEPRAIVSVTPLDYFRKTLDLPVVFENAIAPVRAAQYRGFDAIDTLEGVLMHVPVDREHGLVGSWSMTHRTGRADHAWLIGAVRDNGGGEPDRRVWIPRFEECLLEATVSTQNRFRPFNVEGPWVIQATIFGVRNYALALPHDYASRPAFRDRALLGELRVDHIDEAALEPLLRNFWLLFGERRPEGRAIAAR; the protein is encoded by the coding sequence ATGATTGACCAGCCGCTCGACACCATCGACGAAGCAGCCCTCATGCGCCTGATCGACAATCAGGTCGGCGAACGGCGGGACCTTGAGTTCAAGCGCGACCTTCCGGGCGGGCGCGATGACGACAAAAAGGAGTTCCTCGCCGACGTGACGGCGCTTGCCAATTCGCAGGGCGGCGATCTGATCTATGGCATCGACGAGCGGGACGGGATCGCTGCGGGCCTGCTGGGACTAAGAGTGGACAGCCCCGATGATGAACTGCTGCGACTCGAGAATATTATTCGAGATGGTGTAGCGCCCCGGCTCATTGGGGTGCGCATGAAGTGGGGAACGCTGGCATCCGGCGCAGGCGTGTTGGTGATTCGCATTCCTGCCAGTCTCGCCAGTCCGCACCGGGTGATTTTCAAAAACAGCGGCAAATTTTATAGCCGCAATAGCCGGCAGAAATATGAGATGGACGTGCATGAACTCCGCCATGCCTTCACTGAAGCAGACCAACTCTCGACGCGGTTTCGCGCGCTTCACCATCACGCAATTCAAATGGCGCGCGGGGTCGATATGCCGGTCTTTATGGGGGGTGAACCCCGCGCCATCGTATCGGTGACGCCGCTGGACTATTTTCGGAAGACACTCGATCTCCCCGTGGTTTTCGAGAATGCGATCGCGCCTGTCCGGGCAGCCCAGTATCGCGGCTTTGATGCAATCGATACGCTCGAAGGCGTGCTGATGCATGTGCCGGTTGACCGGGAGCACGGACTTGTTGGCAGTTGGTCGATGACGCATCGAACAGGTCGCGCCGACCATGCATGGTTGATCGGCGCTGTCCGGGATAATGGTGGTGGCGAACCGGATAGGCGGGTCTGGATACCGCGATTCGAGGAGTGTTTGCTCGAAGCGACCGTATCGACCCAGAACCGATTTCGCCCCTTCAATGTCGAGGGGCCGTGGGTGATCCAAGCCACCATATTCGGCGTCCGGAACTACGCCTTGGCCTTGCCGCATGACTATGCAAGCCGCCCTGCCTTTCGCGATAGAGCGCTGCTCGGCGAGTTGCGGGTCGACCATATCGATGAAGCCGCACTTGAGCCGCTGCTCAGGAATTTCTGGTTGCTGTTCGGAGAGCGCCGACCGGAGGGCAGGGCCATCGCGGCCCGCTAA
- a CDS encoding DUF736 domain-containing protein: MPAIGYVTRDGEAFKGQLKTLSIRTDIEILPNRSKSSDTQPDYRVTASGVEVGAGWVRRSELSGKDYVSLSLAAPEFGPRRIYANLGRAAGQEDVDTFAIIWNPAD; the protein is encoded by the coding sequence ATGCCCGCAATCGGTTATGTCACCCGCGACGGCGAAGCCTTTAAGGGCCAGCTCAAGACCCTCTCGATCCGCACCGATATCGAGATCCTGCCCAACCGCTCCAAATCTTCGGACACCCAGCCCGATTACCGGGTGACGGCAAGCGGGGTCGAGGTCGGCGCGGGTTGGGTCCGGCGCAGCGAATTGTCCGGCAAGGACTATGTCTCACTGAGCCTTGCCGCCCCCGAATTCGGCCCGCGTCGGATCTACGCCAATCTCGGCCGCGCTGCTGGCCAGGAGGATGTCGACACCTTCGCCATCATCTGGAACCCGGCCGACTGA
- a CDS encoding helix-turn-helix domain-containing protein, protein MDDTAAARAKAARETCPFLTAKQTAFHLGIARSTLKAMRLAGKGPRCRRHGRTWRYHIDDIEAWSAANARGGDHG, encoded by the coding sequence ATGGACGACACCGCCGCCGCGCGCGCAAAGGCCGCGCGCGAAACCTGCCCCTTTCTGACCGCCAAGCAGACCGCTTTTCATCTCGGCATTGCGCGCTCGACGCTCAAGGCGATGCGGCTGGCCGGCAAGGGGCCGCGCTGTCGTCGGCATGGCCGGACCTGGCGCTATCATATCGACGATATCGAGGCCTGGTCGGCGGCGAATGCGCGGGGCGGCGATCATGGCTGA
- a CDS encoding S26 family signal peptidase, translating into MADPRDLPLFAFEDALRRHRRQRRKLRRRGLALALGVAALGVTIVFPPRARLVWNASASVPIGLYWVGPARTLVPGDLVVAWLPGPARKLAAERRYLPSNVPAIKQVAAVTGMRICGVGTSLTIDGRTVARRLKADRFGRAMLQWKGCRTLAKGELLLLNPASPASFDGRYFGPSRTADVVGTAHPIWSWSAAETGS; encoded by the coding sequence ATGGCTGATCCCCGCGACCTGCCGCTCTTCGCCTTTGAAGACGCGCTGAGGCGGCATCGTCGCCAGCGCCGCAAGCTTCGCCGTCGCGGTCTCGCGCTCGCGCTTGGCGTTGCGGCACTCGGGGTCACCATTGTCTTTCCGCCGCGCGCGCGCCTCGTTTGGAATGCGAGCGCAAGCGTGCCGATCGGGCTTTACTGGGTGGGGCCAGCGCGCACGCTGGTCCCAGGCGATCTTGTGGTTGCGTGGCTGCCCGGACCTGCTCGCAAACTTGCCGCCGAGCGGCGCTATCTGCCGTCCAATGTTCCCGCGATCAAGCAGGTCGCTGCAGTAACAGGGATGCGGATCTGTGGCGTCGGCACCAGCCTGACGATCGATGGCCGAACGGTCGCCCGGCGGCTTAAAGCGGACCGGTTTGGCCGTGCCATGTTGCAATGGAAGGGGTGTCGGACGCTCGCCAAAGGCGAACTCCTCCTCCTCAATCCAGCAAGCCCAGCCTCGTTCGACGGACGCTATTTTGGGCCCAGCCGAACCGCAGATGTTGTCGGGACAGCCCATCCGATCTGGAGTTGGAGTGCAGCGGAGACAGGATCGTGA